In the Borrelia turicatae 91E135 genome, one interval contains:
- a CDS encoding LIC_12708 family protein, with amino-acid sequence MKKFYKIHLNLLFMIISCNIKTLNELGEQQFKIPFGTLPGEITPLVNKFTNSSFDIKTYNGLVYIVEAKANKLMIFNSYGKLIQTYQNDIFKTNSDLKIKKVDFENIKAIYPSKDFIVVSDKLNNKKSKFDEKENIAYSTRIFILNKDSSVEVLGQEGRNGTLFPQVYDINIDDKNNIAIITISNEGYIIYSYDKELSPLYKIYVNTNILQIPEEEKKKYNISIDKVFFEVNKKIIYVKTTHYENIRTNENINDLGVRIKNQYFYTMLLNKNKEFEIKNKITLPQNLLDDQQESFINIIGIQKDKIIASTNMRNLSNTLIWKLDNKGKIKEQMVLIEPPNLKFLAESLSKDGILSILYGEKSGVSVYWWNLNTLLKL; translated from the coding sequence ATGAAAAAGTTTTATAAAATTCATTTAAATTTACTTTTTATGATTATATCATGTAATATCAAAACTTTAAACGAACTTGGGGAACAACAATTTAAAATACCATTTGGAACGTTACCTGGAGAAATAACACCACTTGTAAACAAATTTACCAATTCAAGCTTTGATATCAAAACATACAATGGACTTGTATACATTGTAGAGGCAAAAGCAAATAAACTCATGATTTTTAATTCTTATGGAAAATTAATTCAAACTTACCAAAATGACATATTCAAAACAAATTCTGACCTTAAAATCAAAAAAGTAGATTTTGAAAATATTAAGGCAATTTATCCATCAAAAGACTTTATTGTAGTATCAGATAAGCTAAATAATAAGAAATCTAAATTTGATGAGAAAGAAAATATAGCATACTCTACACGAATATTTATTTTAAATAAAGATTCATCTGTAGAAGTATTGGGACAAGAAGGACGGAATGGAACACTATTTCCACAAGTTTACGATATCAATATTGACGATAAAAACAACATAGCAATAATAACTATATCTAATGAAGGATATATAATATACTCCTATGATAAAGAGCTCTCACCCCTCTACAAAATTTATGTTAATACAAATATATTACAAATACCGGAAGAAGAGAAAAAAAAATATAACATATCAATAGATAAAGTATTTTTTGAAGTAAACAAAAAAATCATTTATGTAAAGACAACTCACTATGAAAACATTAGAACCAATGAAAACATTAACGACCTTGGAGTGAGGATCAAAAATCAATATTTTTATACAATGCTCTTAAACAAAAATAAGGAATTTGAAATAAAAAATAAAATTACACTACCCCAAAACTTATTAGACGATCAACAAGAAAGTTTTATAAATATCATTGGAATTCAAAAAGATAAAATAATAGCATCCACTAACATGAGGAACCTGTCTAATACTTTAATATGGAAACTGGACAATAAGGGCAAAATAAAAGAACAAATGGTCCTAATCGAACCACCGAACCTTAAATTTCTTGCTGAAAGCCTATCTAAGGATGGAATACTTAGTATACTTTATGGAGAAAAAAGTGGAGTCAGTGTCTATTGGTGGAATTTAAATACTTTACTTAAACTATGA
- the alr gene encoding alanine racemase, with protein MIKNKEIIINLKNLEYNLTAIKNHIQKRELVATLKADAYGHGLIQTFKFLKEKGINYFGIFWIDEALKIKKIDKRANVLLYINTDKSAIKNLVKFDITPFVADSQYLSLIEQECRKQNKKIKVHLKVDVGMNRYGIKIENALNLAMQIQNSKLVEFEGVCTHLPTTENRKITQAQIEKFVHFINELKTKNIKPKFIHASNSEHITNYPISEKFNMVRPGLILYGYHPNSNSLNNNLQLKPVLSLYSKIIFLKKIKKDEQISYSGLFTAKEDMQIGLLPVGYFDGIPQNTSNNFYCIIRDKKCFIRGKICMNISIIEIPKDLKINIGEKVEITSERLSLDILSKESGMSKYEILCSIGKHEKKKYLY; from the coding sequence ATGATTAAAAATAAAGAAATCATAATAAATCTTAAAAATTTAGAATATAACTTAACCGCAATTAAAAATCATATTCAAAAAAGAGAATTAGTAGCAACACTAAAAGCTGATGCATACGGACATGGACTTATTCAGACATTTAAATTTTTAAAAGAAAAAGGGATAAATTATTTTGGTATTTTTTGGATAGATGAGGCCTTAAAGATTAAAAAAATAGACAAAAGAGCAAATGTATTACTCTACATCAACACAGATAAAAGTGCAATAAAAAATCTAGTTAAGTTTGATATTACACCCTTTGTTGCTGACTCTCAATATTTATCACTAATAGAACAAGAATGTAGAAAACAAAATAAAAAAATCAAGGTTCATTTAAAAGTTGATGTTGGAATGAATAGATATGGAATCAAAATAGAAAATGCTCTTAATCTAGCAATGCAAATTCAAAATTCAAAATTAGTAGAATTTGAAGGAGTTTGCACACACTTACCAACAACAGAAAATAGAAAAATTACTCAAGCACAAATCGAAAAATTTGTTCATTTTATAAACGAACTTAAGACCAAGAATATAAAACCAAAATTCATTCATGCTTCTAACTCAGAACACATAACAAACTATCCAATAAGTGAAAAATTTAATATGGTACGACCAGGACTTATTTTATATGGATATCATCCAAATTCAAATAGCTTAAACAATAATTTACAACTTAAACCCGTACTAAGCTTATATTCAAAAATCATATTTCTTAAAAAGATAAAAAAGGATGAACAAATATCATACTCTGGTCTATTCACAGCAAAAGAAGATATGCAAATCGGACTTTTACCAGTTGGATACTTCGATGGAATTCCACAAAATACATCTAACAATTTTTATTGTATAATAAGAGATAAAAAATGCTTCATTAGAGGAAAAATATGTATGAATATTTCAATAATAGAAATCCCTAAAGATCTAAAAATTAACATAGGAGAAAAAGTAGAAATTACTTCTGAAAGATTAAGCTTAGATATACTTAGCAAAGAATCTGGCATGAGTAAATATGAAATACTTTGCTCTATTGGAAAACATGAGAAAAAAAAATATTTATATTAA
- a CDS encoding membrane protein translates to MFLVMFFVSCVLFSEEIYYRFADYDVNYRIIGKYEISKENAEEECGYKFTYDDGRLVFIDYVGKLSILIPSFFGANQIKIEYSDDIERRLFLNGGFAAKNLKDVYVEQVEYFPNGRPKSIFNYNKSNEIIRDKYGIAYYHFIYNDDSSFYVYRFSEVGFQIKDLNNVYYTKIIYDDSDRRKTVLYYDDNNYNIKAKNGIYGFRLTYDSSHNIIREEYLDPVASLYANPFSVAIKTYRYDFDGKLIEILNYDIKNNLTPDENNVAIYRYEYNLKEKDYFYKEYNYDANNNLTVSQNGYAMRKTIFYMQNNEKRVINHSNRINKNYNSDIPASYEEKYEIMNNFKGIAVYSYKYDNKFYLIENLFFDKNFNLISDSNGVMIYKYAYNDDGLLKSQEHYGDFDNPIDDFAGVFRYKFAYDVNGNLILKSNYSKSGVLVADRSAIFEYAYEYDKQNRLISQKNFGNLGQLQDDVHGVSVYKYEYNKFGKISKKTNHGPDLRLRDDIGGISVYKWIYDSKGNLVDFQKFDSLGNLI, encoded by the coding sequence ATGTTTTTGGTGATGTTTTTTGTGTCTTGTGTTCTTTTCTCAGAAGAAATTTATTATAGGTTTGCTGATTATGATGTTAATTATAGGATAATCGGGAAATATGAGATTAGTAAAGAAAATGCGGAAGAAGAGTGTGGGTATAAATTTACATATGATGATGGCAGGCTTGTATTTATTGATTATGTTGGCAAACTTAGTATTTTAATTCCTTCTTTTTTTGGTGCAAATCAGATCAAAATAGAATATTCTGATGATATAGAAAGGAGATTATTTTTAAATGGAGGTTTTGCTGCTAAGAATTTGAAAGATGTTTATGTTGAGCAAGTAGAATATTTTCCAAATGGCAGACCGAAGAGTATTTTTAATTATAATAAATCTAATGAGATTATAAGGGATAAGTATGGAATTGCTTATTATCATTTTATTTACAATGATGATAGTAGTTTTTATGTTTATAGGTTTAGTGAGGTTGGTTTTCAAATTAAAGATTTAAATAATGTTTATTATACTAAAATTATTTATGATGATTCTGATCGGAGGAAGACAGTTTTATATTACGATGATAACAATTATAACATTAAGGCTAAGAATGGAATATATGGTTTTAGGTTAACTTATGACAGTTCACATAATATTATAAGGGAAGAATATTTAGATCCGGTAGCTTCTTTGTATGCAAACCCTTTTTCTGTTGCAATAAAGACGTATCGTTATGATTTTGATGGCAAACTCATTGAAATTTTAAATTATGATATTAAAAATAATTTGACTCCCGATGAAAATAATGTGGCAATATATAGATATGAATATAATTTAAAAGAAAAGGACTATTTTTATAAAGAGTATAATTATGATGCTAACAATAATTTAACCGTTAGTCAGAATGGTTATGCTATGAGAAAAACCATTTTTTATATGCAAAATAATGAAAAAAGGGTAATAAATCATAGTAATAGAATAAATAAAAATTATAATAGTGATATTCCCGCTAGTTATGAGGAAAAATATGAGATAATGAATAACTTTAAGGGTATTGCAGTTTATAGTTATAAGTATGATAATAAGTTTTATTTAATTGAAAATCTTTTTTTTGATAAAAATTTTAATTTAATTAGTGATTCCAATGGGGTGATGATTTATAAGTATGCTTATAATGATGATGGCCTTCTTAAATCCCAAGAGCATTATGGAGATTTTGATAATCCTATAGATGATTTTGCAGGTGTTTTTAGATATAAATTTGCATATGATGTTAATGGCAATTTGATCTTGAAGAGTAATTATTCTAAGAGTGGGGTTTTGGTTGCAGATCGGAGTGCTATTTTTGAGTATGCTTATGAATATGATAAACAAAATAGACTTATTAGTCAGAAAAATTTTGGCAATCTAGGCCAGTTACAAGATGATGTTCACGGTGTTAGTGTGTATAAATATGAGTATAATAAATTTGGCAAGATTTCAAAAAAGACAAATCATGGTCCAGATTTAAGGCTAAGAGATGATATTGGTGGGATTTCGGTTTATAAATGGATTTATGATAGTAAAGGAAATTTAGTTGATTTTCAAAAGTTTGATTCTTTAGGGAATTTAATATAA
- a CDS encoding calcium/sodium antiporter produces MFVGGDFLAHIHLFCVIFGIFLLYLGGNYLLNSSVNIATYFQVPNLLIGVVIVSLSTSSPELFTSLIASLKGKNEIIVSNIIGSNIINMLLALPLTGVFLRIKTDFKRLKFSFIILFLLMFLLLLFSFDFGTLSFFKVPYHRTSSLVILILFLSYLFLFYKEEKKYNSVPKNLENFNCNYGFNFLFLNTLLLLLSIYFLYFGSKLLIDSSIYIAHNVFNISEKVIGIIFVAFGTSIPEIVVSLFAVIKKESDIALGNIIGSNIFNIGFILSSSSFVNPVLMSDIYLADFSIMFVVSLMLLFIVRFRGAFSRGPAILFLCLYILYNSFLFGVF; encoded by the coding sequence ATGTTTGTGGGAGGAGATTTTTTGGCACATATTCATCTTTTTTGTGTAATATTTGGTATATTTTTGTTGTATCTTGGTGGGAATTATCTTTTAAATAGTTCTGTTAACATTGCTACTTATTTTCAAGTTCCTAATCTTTTAATCGGTGTTGTAATAGTATCCTTATCAACAAGTTCTCCAGAGCTTTTTACAAGTTTAATAGCATCTCTTAAGGGTAAAAATGAAATTATTGTTTCTAATATCATTGGGAGTAATATCATTAATATGTTGCTTGCACTTCCCTTAACAGGGGTTTTTTTAAGGATTAAAACTGATTTTAAGAGACTCAAATTTTCTTTTATAATTTTATTTTTATTAATGTTTCTTCTTTTATTGTTTTCTTTTGATTTTGGTACTTTGTCTTTTTTTAAGGTACCTTATCATAGAACCAGTTCATTGGTGATTTTAATTTTATTTTTATCATATCTATTTTTATTTTACAAAGAAGAGAAAAAATATAATTCTGTTCCAAAAAATTTAGAAAATTTTAATTGTAATTATGGGTTTAATTTTTTATTTTTAAATACTTTGCTCTTATTATTAAGTATATATTTTTTATATTTCGGTTCAAAGTTGTTAATAGATAGTTCAATATACATTGCACACAATGTTTTTAATATTAGTGAGAAAGTAATTGGAATTATTTTTGTAGCTTTTGGGACCAGCATCCCAGAGATCGTCGTTTCTCTTTTTGCAGTAATTAAAAAGGAGTCAGATATTGCCCTTGGTAATATCATTGGAAGTAATATATTTAATATTGGGTTTATTTTGTCTAGTAGTAGTTTTGTAAATCCAGTACTCATGAGTGATATTTATTTGGCTGATTTTAGTATCATGTTTGTTGTATCTTTAATGTTATTATTCATAGTGAGATTTAGAGGAGCTTTTAGCAGAGGACCCGCTATTCTATTTTTATGTTTGTATATTTTATATAATTCATTTTTATTTGGTGTTTTTTAA
- a CDS encoding putative glycoside hydrolase: MKLNTCIMLLYIICLLFSYFFLCFHLHSLDETKYFKNSDLFFINKGALYKKHNDVIFKVEPKGLETRWIYPFARPVSKRITSIYEDFYSSNSLLTTNDSVYVSHNYFKSFIKLVDNEKFNKNSYITSSALSRGEYKRIAVGTSNSGIYLSVNDNLDFKSLNSLISKTYLGAGYYDMVSAIEFSRNNANELYFSCGIYGDIILINTTLGVVRKLDFPFKKQIVRIIDLSDAKIEKLLVRTYDNHFYSYVDGKWTFDGQFSVYGENSIEKLERMHLASNKGSIYLTAYTLRSKTAIDERFEFIKRLGMNAVIIDFKDDSGILTYASKLALPNKIKAVKNLIDVPYILNKARELGIYVIARVVVFKDAKLYFYNNYEYALWNKKTNQPWANLVKVEHGDSFKFVQKEHWVDLFLQGTWDYNLSIAKEIQSLGVDEIQFDYIRFPTDGPVSLITSRFNKYKMRAIDALESFLIMARKNISIPISIDIYGNNGWFITNSIGQNISMIADYVDVISPMFYPSHYTNDFLKNELYYTTRAYKIYKEGSNRAAVFSSGKVIIRPYVQAFLLGSERRVSKEVYLKYFFHQLRGVKESLGNGFSLWNASNIYYMVKSDLSEFLNFS; the protein is encoded by the coding sequence ATGAAACTTAATACATGTATAATGCTTTTGTATATAATTTGCTTGTTGTTTTCTTATTTTTTCTTGTGTTTTCATTTGCATTCATTAGATGAGACCAAATATTTTAAGAATAGTGATTTATTTTTTATTAATAAAGGTGCTTTATATAAAAAACATAATGATGTGATATTTAAGGTTGAACCTAAGGGGCTAGAGACCAGATGGATATATCCGTTTGCAAGACCTGTGTCTAAGAGAATAACTTCTATTTATGAAGATTTTTATTCTTCAAATTCCCTTTTGACAACTAATGACTCTGTTTATGTTTCTCATAATTATTTTAAAAGTTTTATAAAATTAGTTGACAATGAGAAGTTTAATAAAAATTCTTACATTACATCAAGTGCATTATCTCGAGGAGAATATAAGCGTATTGCTGTTGGTACTTCTAATAGTGGAATTTATTTAAGTGTTAATGATAATTTGGATTTTAAGAGCCTAAATTCTTTAATTTCTAAGACATATCTGGGTGCTGGTTATTATGATATGGTTAGTGCAATAGAGTTTTCAAGAAACAATGCAAATGAGTTGTACTTTTCCTGTGGAATTTATGGGGATATTATTTTAATTAATACAACTCTAGGGGTTGTTAGGAAGTTGGACTTTCCTTTTAAAAAACAGATAGTGCGTATTATTGATTTATCGGATGCAAAAATAGAAAAACTTTTAGTTAGAACTTATGATAATCATTTTTATTCCTATGTTGATGGCAAATGGACTTTTGATGGTCAATTTTCTGTGTATGGAGAAAATTCTATTGAAAAATTAGAAAGAATGCATCTTGCTTCTAATAAGGGGTCAATTTATTTAACGGCTTACACTCTTCGAAGCAAAACAGCTATTGATGAGAGATTTGAGTTTATAAAAAGATTAGGCATGAATGCTGTTATTATTGACTTTAAAGATGATAGTGGTATTTTAACTTATGCAAGTAAATTAGCTTTGCCAAACAAGATAAAGGCTGTTAAGAATTTGATAGATGTTCCTTATATTTTAAATAAAGCAAGGGAACTTGGAATATATGTTATTGCACGAGTTGTTGTGTTTAAAGACGCTAAACTTTATTTTTATAATAATTATGAGTATGCTCTTTGGAATAAGAAGACCAATCAGCCTTGGGCAAACCTTGTAAAGGTTGAGCATGGTGATTCTTTTAAATTTGTTCAAAAGGAACATTGGGTAGATCTCTTCTTGCAAGGTACGTGGGATTATAATTTATCTATTGCAAAAGAAATTCAGTCTCTTGGAGTTGATGAGATTCAGTTTGATTATATTAGATTTCCAACAGATGGGCCTGTGTCTCTTATAACTTCAAGATTTAATAAATATAAGATGCGCGCGATTGATGCTCTTGAATCTTTTTTAATTATGGCTAGAAAAAATATTTCTATTCCTATTTCTATTGACATTTACGGAAATAATGGATGGTTTATTACAAATAGTATTGGTCAAAATATTTCTATGATTGCGGATTATGTTGATGTTATTTCTCCAATGTTCTATCCTTCTCATTATACTAATGATTTTTTAAAGAATGAGTTATACTATACTACGAGAGCTTATAAAATTTATAAGGAAGGAAGTAATAGAGCGGCTGTATTTTCTTCGGGTAAGGTTATAATTAGACCTTATGTTCAAGCTTTTTTGCTTGGTTCTGAACGCCGTGTGAGTAAAGAAGTTTATTTAAAATATTTTTTTCATCAATTAAGAGGCGTTAAGGAATCTTTAGGTAATGGCTTTAGTTTATGGAATGCATCTAATATTTACTATATGGTTAAGAGTGATTTAAGCGAATTTTTAAATTTTTCTTAA
- the malQ gene encoding 4-alpha-glucanotransferase, with the protein MKRKSGILLNISSLPSKYGIGDLGRGAYKFIDFLADSSQGYWQILPYSPPSFLEFPYSSYSAFAGNINYIDLNAIDRFIDIDLGTFECLEDRYVDYDKLKAKEVILRNAALNFLHRATIDEIHAFEKFKKSAAYWLLDFSSFVAFKEYYSKFQSSQAFNLLFSREILKRDAKALAKLRETLEVEINIQQVLQYFFFSQFKALKKYANNAGIKIVSDIPIFVSYDSADVWAHQKYFKLRFDASKDKVTGVPPDCLFSKKYLWGNAAYNWKALRKDDYVWWINRIDFLRKYVDIVRIDYFRGFVSTWEVSAEESLLFGGQWVKCPGKDFFKQILNEINDLEIWVEDLVKDRGDTFRLRDYFGFPGTKMMQCAFDFDSANIYLPHNYIRNCVVYTGTHESNTIRGFINSVDNEHKKYIFDYFNTSENAIVWDMIRGAMASVANSVIIPMKDYLDLVADFSMNISDAMLNNFRILSGDLSDDLSKKISDITKLYGRT; encoded by the coding sequence ATGAAAAGAAAAAGTGGAATTTTGCTAAATATTAGTTCTCTGCCATCTAAATACGGTATTGGTGATTTAGGAAGAGGGGCATATAAATTTATAGATTTTCTTGCCGATTCATCACAAGGTTATTGGCAGATATTGCCTTATTCGCCTCCTAGTTTTTTGGAGTTTCCTTATTCAAGTTATTCTGCATTTGCTGGTAATATCAATTATATTGATTTGAATGCTATTGATAGGTTTATTGATATAGACTTAGGCACTTTTGAATGCTTGGAAGATAGATATGTTGATTATGATAAGTTAAAAGCTAAGGAAGTTATTTTAAGAAATGCTGCTTTGAATTTTTTGCACAGGGCAACAATTGATGAGATTCATGCATTTGAAAAGTTTAAAAAATCAGCTGCTTATTGGCTTTTAGATTTTTCAAGTTTTGTTGCTTTTAAAGAGTACTATTCTAAATTTCAATCTTCACAGGCTTTTAATCTTTTATTTAGTAGAGAAATTTTAAAAAGGGATGCTAAGGCTTTAGCTAAGCTTAGAGAGACACTTGAGGTTGAGATCAATATTCAACAAGTTTTACAATATTTCTTTTTTTCACAATTTAAAGCTTTAAAAAAATATGCTAATAATGCTGGAATTAAAATAGTAAGTGATATTCCTATTTTTGTGTCTTATGATTCTGCTGATGTTTGGGCGCATCAAAAATATTTTAAATTAAGGTTTGATGCAAGTAAAGATAAGGTAACGGGTGTACCTCCTGATTGCTTGTTTAGCAAAAAATATCTTTGGGGTAATGCAGCTTATAATTGGAAAGCTTTAAGAAAAGATGATTATGTATGGTGGATTAATCGTATTGATTTTTTGCGTAAATATGTGGATATTGTTAGAATCGACTATTTTAGAGGATTTGTATCAACTTGGGAGGTTTCTGCAGAAGAATCTTTGTTATTTGGTGGACAATGGGTAAAATGTCCTGGGAAAGATTTTTTTAAACAGATTCTAAATGAGATTAATGACTTAGAAATTTGGGTTGAAGACCTTGTAAAAGATCGTGGAGATACATTTAGGTTAAGAGATTATTTTGGTTTTCCTGGAACTAAAATGATGCAATGTGCATTTGATTTTGATTCCGCAAATATATATCTTCCCCATAATTATATAAGAAATTGTGTTGTTTATACAGGTACTCATGAGAGTAATACTATTCGTGGATTTATTAACTCTGTTGATAATGAGCATAAAAAATATATTTTTGATTATTTCAATACTAGTGAAAATGCTATTGTTTGGGATATGATAAGGGGGGCGATGGCTAGTGTTGCAAATAGTGTAATAATTCCAATGAAAGATTATCTTGATTTGGTAGCTGATTTTAGTATGAATATATCTGATGCAATGCTTAACAATTTTAGAATATTAAGTGGTGATTTGAGTGACGATTTAAGCAAAAAGATAAGTGACATTACAAAACTTTATGGAAGAACTTAA
- a CDS encoding OmpA family protein codes for MNIKIVILLFLANTLAFSSEILEFKYTKGAKFRIETTDNQEIYLNGRFNSKTKTNIQVSSEVKDVKNNFADIKSYFRVLKRDNESDVYLLKEEFEGNFSINKQGEYKINNAQKRPSVRGIPRFPKTPIKVNETWTYPAEEYIQASEISQEIKDFVTKFDVNYVYKGKEKIDGKYYDIILSNYKSKYNVKNILFSQKVNQIIYFDSKLGNIYKYNDTYEFQMQNDNNNIKMTGNSFGKIISIELPNDNIIEHEVKEYISTKQIDSINIEKNENGIKLSLDIEFYPDSFQIIKKEYNKLKHIANLLEKFKDNNILIEGHTAKFGTEQEMQELSEKRAHSIGNYLLKMKVKNKNQIFFKGWGAKKPKYANSSPLASKNRRVEITILNN; via the coding sequence ATGAATATTAAAATTGTTATATTACTATTTTTAGCAAATACTCTAGCATTTTCATCTGAAATATTAGAATTTAAATACACTAAAGGGGCTAAATTCAGAATAGAAACTACAGATAATCAAGAAATTTACCTAAACGGAAGATTTAACTCAAAAACCAAAACTAATATCCAAGTCTCAAGCGAAGTAAAAGATGTAAAAAACAATTTTGCAGATATCAAATCTTACTTTAGAGTGTTAAAAAGAGATAATGAGAGCGACGTTTACTTACTTAAAGAAGAATTTGAAGGAAATTTTAGCATAAACAAACAAGGCGAATATAAAATTAATAATGCTCAAAAAAGACCTTCTGTTAGAGGCATCCCAAGATTCCCAAAAACACCCATCAAAGTAAATGAAACTTGGACATATCCAGCAGAAGAATATATTCAAGCATCTGAGATTTCACAAGAAATAAAAGATTTTGTTACAAAATTTGATGTAAATTATGTGTACAAAGGCAAAGAAAAAATAGATGGTAAATACTACGACATAATTCTCTCAAATTATAAATCTAAATATAACGTAAAAAACATATTATTCTCTCAAAAGGTTAACCAAATAATTTATTTCGACTCAAAATTAGGAAACATATATAAATATAACGATACATATGAATTTCAAATGCAAAATGATAACAATAATATCAAAATGACTGGAAACTCATTTGGGAAAATAATCTCTATTGAACTACCAAATGACAACATAATAGAGCATGAAGTTAAAGAATATATTAGCACAAAACAGATAGACTCTATTAACATAGAGAAAAACGAAAATGGTATCAAATTAAGCTTAGATATTGAATTTTACCCTGATTCTTTCCAAATCATTAAAAAAGAATACAACAAACTAAAACACATAGCCAATTTATTAGAAAAGTTTAAAGACAACAATATTCTAATAGAAGGACATACAGCAAAGTTTGGAACAGAACAAGAAATGCAAGAATTGTCTGAAAAAAGAGCTCATTCAATTGGAAACTATTTATTAAAAATGAAAGTAAAGAACAAAAACCAAATATTTTTTAAAGGATGGGGTGCCAAAAAACCTAAGTATGCAAACTCATCTCCTTTAGCATCAAAAAATCGAAGAGTAGAAATTACAATTCTAAACAATTAA
- a CDS encoding TraR/DksA family transcriptional regulator, translating into MQKSNFEHEFVEKMRNFLLESKKEILNSIRSVEDSKREIINNDMHLKDIIDIAFDNMDGNNLEALSSVEKKKLHLINQALYRISQNTYGNCLACDKSITRERLVAIPYAFLCISCQTKKEKKGKRSI; encoded by the coding sequence ATGCAGAAAAGTAATTTTGAGCATGAATTTGTTGAAAAGATGCGAAATTTTCTTTTAGAATCAAAAAAAGAAATATTAAATTCTATAAGATCTGTTGAGGATAGTAAAAGAGAGATCATTAATAATGATATGCATTTAAAGGACATAATTGATATTGCATTTGACAATATGGATGGAAATAATCTTGAAGCTTTAAGTTCAGTTGAGAAAAAAAAACTGCATTTAATAAATCAGGCGCTTTATCGAATTTCCCAAAATACTTATGGTAATTGTTTGGCATGTGATAAGAGTATTACAAGAGAAAGACTTGTGGCTATTCCTTATGCATTTTTATGTATAAGTTGTCAGACTAAAAAAGAAAAAAAGGGCAAGCGATCAATTTAA
- the infA gene encoding translation initiation factor IF-1 encodes MNTKEEAIETEGIVKESLPNTMFRVELKNGHLVLAHLSGKMRKHFIKIVPGDRVKVELSPYDLTKGRIVYREK; translated from the coding sequence TTGAACACTAAAGAAGAAGCTATTGAAACTGAAGGTATTGTTAAAGAATCTCTACCTAACACAATGTTTAGGGTAGAACTTAAAAATGGGCATTTAGTTTTAGCTCATCTATCTGGAAAGATGAGAAAACATTTTATAAAAATAGTTCCTGGAGATAGAGTGAAAGTTGAGCTATCACCTTATGATCTTACAAAAGGGAGAATAGTATATAGAGAAAAATAA